The Salvelinus namaycush isolate Seneca chromosome 8, SaNama_1.0, whole genome shotgun sequence genome has a segment encoding these proteins:
- the LOC120052702 gene encoding apoptosis regulator BAX-like isoform X2, which yields MACVETSDDRVGEVLLKRVMQEQLDEVLSSEVPVVVSTETQELESEQEQKMVLQLAVMIRTIGDAFKENRELDDVIDGMVGQMTSKPSYWKLVEKVFEDGQITWERIAVLFYVAGRIAVKVVIANLPELVKDILKWTLEYFRSKLLDWIQKHGGWMNSFAELARVQVERISSMSARSSGLILVFLGGVIMGSVITWKLVRRT from the exons ATGGCGTGTGTAGAGACATCAG ATGACAGAGTAGGAGAGGTCCTGCTGAAAAG AGTGATGCAGGAGCAGCTGGATGAGGTGTTGTCATCAGAAGTCCCGGTAGTGGTCTCCACAGAAACCCAGGAATTGGAGAGTGAGCAGGAGCAGAAGATGGTGTTACAGCTGGCTGTGATGATACGTACCATCGGAGACGCCTTCAAGGAGAACAGGGAGCTGGACGA TGTGATAGATGGAATGGTGGGGCAAATGACCAGCAAGCCCAGCTACTGGAAGTTGGTAGAAAAGGTATTTGAGGACGGTCAAATCACCTGGGAGAGAATTGCTGTTCTGTTCTACGTAGCAGGGAGGATAGCTGTCAAG GTGGTGATTGCTAACCTCCCCGAGTTAGTGAAGGACATTCTGAAGTGGACTCTGGAGTACTTCAGAAGCAAATTACTGGACTGGATCCAGAAACATGGAGGATGG ATGAACAGTTTCGCTGAGCTGGCACGTGTACAGGTGGAGAGGATATCCTCTATGAGCGCCCGGTCCTCAGGACTCATCCTGGTCTTCCTCGGAGGTGTCATAATGGGTAGTGTTATCACCTGGAAACTGGTCAGGaggacctga
- the LOC120052702 gene encoding apoptosis regulator BAX-like isoform X1: protein MACVETSDDRVGEVLLKRVMQEQLDEVLSSEVPVVVSTETQELESEQEQKMVLQLAVMIRTIGDAFKENRELDDNSVIDGMVGQMTSKPSYWKLVEKVFEDGQITWERIAVLFYVAGRIAVKVVIANLPELVKDILKWTLEYFRSKLLDWIQKHGGWMNSFAELARVQVERISSMSARSSGLILVFLGGVIMGSVITWKLVRRT from the exons ATGGCGTGTGTAGAGACATCAG ATGACAGAGTAGGAGAGGTCCTGCTGAAAAG AGTGATGCAGGAGCAGCTGGATGAGGTGTTGTCATCAGAAGTCCCGGTAGTGGTCTCCACAGAAACCCAGGAATTGGAGAGTGAGCAGGAGCAGAAGATGGTGTTACAGCTGGCTGTGATGATACGTACCATCGGAGACGCCTTCAAGGAGAACAGGGAGCTGGACGA CAACAGTGTGATAGATGGAATGGTGGGGCAAATGACCAGCAAGCCCAGCTACTGGAAGTTGGTAGAAAAGGTATTTGAGGACGGTCAAATCACCTGGGAGAGAATTGCTGTTCTGTTCTACGTAGCAGGGAGGATAGCTGTCAAG GTGGTGATTGCTAACCTCCCCGAGTTAGTGAAGGACATTCTGAAGTGGACTCTGGAGTACTTCAGAAGCAAATTACTGGACTGGATCCAGAAACATGGAGGATGG ATGAACAGTTTCGCTGAGCTGGCACGTGTACAGGTGGAGAGGATATCCTCTATGAGCGCCCGGTCCTCAGGACTCATCCTGGTCTTCCTCGGAGGTGTCATAATGGGTAGTGTTATCACCTGGAAACTGGTCAGGaggacctga